A genomic stretch from Achromobacter spanius includes:
- a CDS encoding ABC transporter ATP-binding protein codes for MSTPLVEVKDAARWFDVSPPWLERKLAGKPRVMLRAVDGVSFDIARGETLALVGESGCGKSTVARMLVGLYGLTRGDIHFDGQPLSRMSEKGGRNLRKRLQMIFQDPYASLNPRWRVGRIIAEPMLTHTQMTADERVARVSELLKQVGLDPADQGRYPHQFSGGQRQRISIARALAVNPEFLVCDEPTSALDVSVQAQVLNLMKDLQRELGLTYLFISHNLAVVHHVADRVGVMYLGRMVEVAPRDELFARPRHPYTRMLLEAIPDINGAGKSRTAVAGEVPNPLNPPSGCTFHPRCPHANDRCRAEAPVAMLTGVSVVACHAVEEGRV; via the coding sequence ATGAGCACGCCCTTGGTGGAAGTTAAAGACGCGGCGCGCTGGTTCGATGTGTCGCCGCCCTGGCTGGAGCGCAAGCTGGCCGGCAAGCCGCGCGTGATGCTGCGCGCGGTGGACGGCGTGTCGTTCGACATCGCGCGTGGCGAAACGCTGGCGCTGGTGGGCGAATCGGGCTGTGGAAAATCCACGGTCGCGCGCATGCTCGTGGGCCTGTACGGGCTGACGCGCGGCGATATCCATTTCGACGGCCAGCCGCTGTCGCGGATGTCTGAAAAGGGCGGGCGCAACTTGCGCAAGCGCTTGCAGATGATTTTCCAGGATCCCTATGCCAGCCTGAACCCGCGTTGGCGCGTGGGCCGCATCATTGCGGAGCCGATGCTGACGCATACGCAGATGACGGCCGACGAGCGCGTGGCGCGCGTCAGCGAACTGCTCAAGCAGGTGGGCCTGGACCCGGCGGACCAGGGCCGCTATCCGCACCAGTTTTCAGGCGGCCAGCGCCAACGCATTTCGATTGCGCGGGCGCTGGCGGTAAACCCGGAATTCCTGGTGTGCGACGAGCCCACCTCGGCGCTGGACGTGTCGGTGCAGGCGCAGGTGCTGAACCTGATGAAAGACCTGCAGCGCGAGCTGGGGCTGACCTACCTGTTCATTTCGCACAACCTGGCGGTGGTGCATCACGTGGCCGACCGGGTGGGCGTGATGTACCTGGGCCGCATGGTGGAAGTGGCCCCGCGCGACGAGCTGTTCGCGCGACCCCGGCATCCGTATACGCGCATGCTGCTGGAAGCGATTCCGGACATCAACGGGGCCGGAAAGTCGCGCACGGCGGTGGCGGGGGAGGTGCCGAACCCGTTGAATCCGCCCTCAGGGTGTACGTTTCATCCGCGCTGCCCGCATGCGAATGACCGGTGCCGGGCCGAAGCGCCGGTGGCGATGCTGACGGGGGTGTCAGTCGTGGCGTGCCA